A region of Vitis riparia cultivar Riparia Gloire de Montpellier isolate 1030 chromosome 1, EGFV_Vit.rip_1.0, whole genome shotgun sequence DNA encodes the following proteins:
- the LOC117914126 gene encoding uncharacterized protein LOC117914126: protein MDLANEELQFLSIPDILKESTSIPKQSPKAFYLITLTLIFPLSFAILAHSLFTHPLYSQIQASDPRHTHHQWTLLLTFQFCYLIFLFAFSLLSTAAVVFTVASLYTSKPVSFASTMAAIPRVFKRLFITFIWVSLLMITYYAVFSAAVVLLIIAVDVQSPLLFFFALVVIVLLFVVVHVYITALWHLASVVSVLEPVYGFAAMKKSYELLKGKTKMAAALVFVYLVICGVISGVFGAVVVHGGEMYGVFFRIVVGGFLVGVLVIVNLIGLLVQSVFYYVCKSYHHQGIDKSALLDHLGGYLGEYVPLKSSIQMENLEV, encoded by the coding sequence ATGGATCTTGCGAATGAGGAGCTGCAATTTCTTTCTATACCTGATATTTTGAAGGAATCAACCTCGATTCCCAAACAATCCCCAAAAGCATTTTATCTgataaccctaaccctaattttCCCACTCTCCTTTGCGATTCTTGCGCATTCACTCTTCACCCACCCTCTCTACAGCCAAATCCAAGCCTCAGACCCAAGGCACACCCACCATCAATGGACCCTTCTCTTGACTTTCCAGTTCTGCTACCTCATCTTCCTCTTCGCCTTCTCTCTCCTCTCCACAGCCGCCGTCGTCTTCACCGTGGCCTCCCTTTACACCTCCAAGCCCGTCTCATTCGCCTCCACCATGGCCGCAATTCCGCGGGTTTTCAAGCGCCTCTTCATCACCTTCATCTGGGTTAGCCTCCTCATGATCACCTACTACGCGGTGTTCTCCGCCGCCGTGGTGCTCCTCATCATCGCCGTCGATGTGCAGAGTCCCCTGCTCTTCTTCTTCGCGCTGGTGGTCATTGTCCTGCTCTTCGTCGTCGTCCATGTCTACATCACCGCCCTGTGGCACCTCGCAAGCGTAGTGTCGGTGCTGGAGCCGGTGTACGGGTTCGCGGCGATGAAGAAGAGCTATGAGTTGTTGAAGGGGAAGACGAAGATGGCGGCAGCGCTGGTGTTCGTGTACCTCGTGATCTGTGGAGTCATAAGCGGGGTCTTCGGGGCAGTGGTGGTTCACGGCGGGGAAATGTATGGGGTGTTTTTCAGGATTGTGGTTGGTGGGTTTTTGGTTGGGGTTTTGGTGATTGTGAATTTGATTGGGTTGCTGGTTCAAAGCGTGTTCTACTATGTATGCAAGAGCTACCACCATCAGGGTATCGATAAAAGCGCTTTGCTCGATCATCTTGGTGGGTATCTTGGGGAGTATGTGCCTCTCAAGAGCAGCATTCAGATGGAAAACTTGGAGGTCTGA
- the LOC117924235 gene encoding MADS-box protein FBP24-like: MGRGKIAIRRIENNTNRQVTFSKRRGGLFKKAHELSVLCDAQIGLIIFSSTGKLSEYCSLPSSMEQIIRRYQRVTGTHISKQDNREQLHNEITRMRNETHNLQLSLQRYTGDDLSSIQFKDLEELEQQLEHSIKKVRARKYQLLQQQIDNLQRKAKMLEDENEQICHWIQEKQQVVAMEQQQQLGIELKPVEEQQVMEQFPFSGEEQPNSVLQLATLPPHFYPYRLQPTHPNLQDLTLQYPGFGSIGTTPTND, encoded by the exons ATGGGACGTGGAAAGATCGCGATCAGGAGGATTGAGAACAACACCAATAGGCAAGTCACCTTCTCAAAGCGCCGAGGAGGGCTGTTCAAGAAGGCTCATGAACTTTCTGTGCTTTGTGATGCCCAGATTGGGCTCATCATCTTCTCAAGCACCGGCAAGTTGTCCGAATACTGCAGCCTCCCTTCAAG CATGGAACAAATCATAAGAAGGTACCAAAGAGTCACTGGAACTCATATTTCCAAGCAGGATAACCGA GAACAATTGCACAATGAGATAACAAGGATGAGGAATGAGACGCACAATCTTCAACTGAGTCTACAACGCTACACCGGCGATGACTTGAGCTCTATACAATTCAAGGACTTGGAGGAACTTGAACAACAGCTTGAACACTCAATTAAGAAGGTTCGAGCCCGAAAG TACCAGCTCCTCCAACAGCAGATAGACAATCTTCAGAGGAAG GCAAAAATGTTGGAAGATGAAAACGAGCAGATATGCCATTGG ATCCAGGAAAAGCAGCAAGTAGTAGCAATGGAGCAACAGCAGCAGCTGGGAATTGAGTTGAAGCCAGTGGAGGAGCAGCAGGTGATGGAGCAGTTCCCATTCAGTGGAGAAGAACAACCCAACAGTGTCCTTCAGTTGGCCACCCTCCCCCCTCATTTCTACCCCTACCGCCTCCAGCCAACCCATCCCAACCTCCAGGACCTCACCCTCCAGTACCCTGGATTTGGCTCCATAGGCACTACTCCTACA AATGATTAG